AGTGATAGAAGAGAGAGTAGTGACACCTTTGCTCAGGATTCTGTCTGGGGAAAGGGGTGATAAGCTCTCACTTCGGACTGAACTGTTGGATACCTGTGGCTCGCTTAACGTGAAGTACTACTTCTGGGAAAAGGACAAGTCCTGAAGTTAGACTGAACAGTTGGATACTCGTGTGAAGGATTGCTTAGAATTAAATAGTACTTTGGGGAAAGAGACAAAACAGTCAGGATTCCGTGCTGTTTGAGTAGTTTGTTTTAGCGGGTCATGGAGGTGTGGTAGAGCGAATATCTGAATAACTTCATGCTTTTTTAATCTGATTCATGACACTTATTAAATCAGTGACAGCGATGCGGTTTTAATTGCTTTTTGCTGAGGACGATGACAAGCCTTTGAGTCAGTTGTACAGAGAGGGAAAGTACTCTTCAGGGAAAAGGTATTTCTTTATTAACCCTTTGTTCTTCCACTCCTGTACTACTACTCTTAACGACACAGTCAGAACATTATGGAAAAACATGCATCAGGATATCTCAAAGAGTTGTTACTGCTGTGACTGTTTCTTCCTAACCAAAATGTTCAGTTACACTTGACAATCAGATGTGATAAGTCATGTGATAAGAtaatctttatttatttttaaaattctgTATCCCCTGGATACATTTTGTTTGTGCATGATAAAACTGACCTATAGATTAAAGGCTTTTTATGGTTTATACTCTATTCCATTCTCAGCCTTGTCAAAGTATTCTGACCATTGTAATAGTCACTGGTCGTTTACAATCTCTTCCCACTGCATTCATTCAACCATGGTAGGTCATTTACATAACAAATCTCTTTCCTCCCTAGGAGAACGGGCCAGAGCAGAAtgacctccctcttctctccagaCACTGTAGTGCTGCTgtgcctcctcctccactccacagAGGGAACCtgcccctccatctgtctctgcaCCTCAGACACACTGAGCTGTGGCTCCCAGGGCCTCACCAGACTGCCCCTCCTCCTGCCCCCCACCACCGTCACCCTCGACCTCAGCTACAACCGGCTGGGCTGGCTGGGCCCCGGCAGCTTCTCCAGCCTGCCCAAACTGGACACCCTCCGCCTGGCAAACAATCAGCTCACGACGCTGGGCCATGGGGTCTTCCAGAACACCTCCAGCCTCCGTCACCTGGACCTGTCCTCCAACAGGCTGCGGGTGCTGGAGCAGCACTTCCTGCAGGGTCTGTGGAGGCTGGAGGAGCTGCTGCTCTACAACAACCATATCACCCGCGTGGAGGGTGGGACGCTGAGCGGTCTGAGCAGTCTCAGGAAGGCTTACTTCAGCCTCAACCAAGTCACAGAATTCCCCTTCTTTTCCATACGGGACCACAGTCATCCGTTTCTCACCATGTTGGACCTGTCCTCCAACCGTATGACCACGCTACCCTGGGAGGATGTGAAGGCACTGCCGGGGTCAGTGCAGAAGGGGCTGTACCTCCATAACAACTCTCTGGTGTGTGAGTGTTCCATGTACAGTGTGTTCTGGCACTGGGAGCAGAGGGGCTTTGACTCAGTCAGGGACTTCACAGATGAGCACACCTGCCTGATCTACGGCGAGCCGCGCGCCTCGGTCCGATTCCTCCGACACTCCCTCTACTTCCAAAACTGCACAGTGGGGAAGGTGGTCTCTTTGCCCATGGCTGTTCTCCTCTCCAACCTCATGGTGAACGAGGGGGAGAGGGTCCATCTGGACTGCCAAACCTCCCTCAGAGGTAAAGAGCTGTCATACACATGGGTCTCTCCAAATCAGGAATACCTGACCCAGACGAGCTTCAACGACACCCTCATCAACGTGTTCCCTAACGGGACCTTGGAGATCCCAGCAGCCAAGATGAAGGACTCGGGACTCTACTTGTGTACAGCCCTGGACTACAAACACATGCTGAATGCAACCAGGGAGGTGAATGTCACCGTGATCCGCCCCATGCCTGACACCTTCAACACGGGCTACACCACCTTACTGGGTTGTGTGGTCACCCTGGTAGTCATCCTAATGTACCTCTACCTAACGCCCTGCCGCTGTGGGTGCTGTAAGCAGCCCCTGCCTCCGGCCATCCCGATCCCTGCCTATGACCCAAACACCCTGGCCTCCATCTTCTCCCCCACACTGAGCAA
This window of the Oncorhynchus clarkii lewisi isolate Uvic-CL-2024 chromosome 16, UVic_Ocla_1.0, whole genome shotgun sequence genome carries:
- the LOC139367733 gene encoding amphoterin-induced protein 3 encodes the protein MTSLFSPDTVVLLCLLLHSTEGTCPSICLCTSDTLSCGSQGLTRLPLLLPPTTVTLDLSYNRLGWLGPGSFSSLPKLDTLRLANNQLTTLGHGVFQNTSSLRHLDLSSNRLRVLEQHFLQGLWRLEELLLYNNHITRVEGGTLSGLSSLRKAYFSLNQVTEFPFFSIRDHSHPFLTMLDLSSNRMTTLPWEDVKALPGSVQKGLYLHNNSLVCECSMYSVFWHWEQRGFDSVRDFTDEHTCLIYGEPRASVRFLRHSLYFQNCTVGKVVSLPMAVLLSNLMVNEGERVHLDCQTSLRGKELSYTWVSPNQEYLTQTSFNDTLINVFPNGTLEIPAAKMKDSGLYLCTALDYKHMLNATREVNVTVIRPMPDTFNTGYTTLLGCVVTLVVILMYLYLTPCRCGCCKQPLPPAIPIPAYDPNTLASIFSPTLSNRDPTKANINKRVVFMEPLMEEQNGDLRATLAREQPGLQWEWGASGLS